One stretch of Thermus filiformis DNA includes these proteins:
- a CDS encoding cupin domain-containing protein, translating into MEVKDALKLVRFSEEKMAKIPLFDSERMLIDLYALLPGQAQKIHAHREQDKLYYVLEGEVVVTLGEEEALLAPGMAALARAGVAHGVRNESGSRAVLLVVTAPRP; encoded by the coding sequence ATGGAGGTGAAGGACGCCCTCAAGCTGGTCCGGTTCTCCGAGGAGAAGATGGCCAAGATCCCCCTCTTTGACTCGGAGCGGATGCTCATAGACCTCTACGCCCTCCTCCCCGGCCAGGCGCAGAAGATACACGCCCACAGGGAGCAGGACAAGCTTTACTACGTCCTCGAGGGCGAGGTGGTGGTCACCCTGGGGGAGGAGGAGGCCCTCCTGGCCCCGGGCATGGCCGCCCTGGCCCGGGCCGGGGTGGCCCACGGGGTGAGGAACGAGTCGGGAAGCCGGGCGGTCCTCCTGGTGGTGACGGCTCCTAGGCCCTAA